The segment CGATCAAACGAAAAGCTAAACCATCTAATAATTCGGCGTGCATACAGATCCATTCACACTTTTGCTCGATTAATTGATTCACCCAAAAACTTTGATCTTTAACCATTAAGTGCGCAGACATCGGTAGATTACTGATTTTACGTACCTCATCAATGAACCATGGAGATAATGTGATATTTGGTACATAATGACCATCCATGATATCGATATGGTAAGAATCGACATGATCATTTAAAAATTCGATTTGTTCTTTGAACTTATCCAAGTCCATCGTCATCAATGAAGGTGAAAATTCCACTTTTCCCATTTATTTGTTCCCTCCTTGAAAGCTTTCCCAGTCCGCCATGAATTGCGCAATCCCTTTATCTGTCAATGGATGGCTCCACAACGTTTGGTACAATGATGGCGGTACAGTGGCAATGTGTGCGCCAACTAAACTCGCTTTTTCCACATGTTCCGAATTACGGACACTTGCTGCAATGATTTCTGTAGAAAACCCGTAAGTATCTAGTACTTCACGTAGTTTTGCGACAAGCTCGATCCCGCTCGTTCCGGTATCATCTAATCGACCTAAAAATGGTGAAATAAATGTCGCACCTGCTTTTGCTGCTAGTAACCCTTGCGCCACAGAGAAAATCAATGTGACATTGGTCTTGATCCCCAATTTAGATAATTCGTTCGTCGCTTTCAATCCTTCTTCTGTCATAGGGATCTTGATCACGATGTTTTCCGCCCATTGGACGATCTCTTTCGCTTCTGCGACCATGCCGTCTGCTTCCAAACTAGTCACTTCTGCTGAGACAGGTCCGTCAACGATCGAACAGATTTCTTTGATGACTTTTTCAAACACGCGTCCTTCTTTGGCAATGATCGTCGGATTGGTTGTCACCCCATCGATTAAACCTAGCGCATTGATTGTTTTGATTGCTGTTACATCTGCTGTATCTAGAAAAAATTTCATCGATTTTGCCCCTCTTTTTTACGCACTTATTTTAAAAAATCTGAATATCATCTAAACTGATATCTTCTTCCTCTTTCTCTACTACTAAGTCCATTTCTTCTTCCGGCACGTTCTTTTTGATCACAGCTAAAACGACGGCTGTTACTAAGACGTTCACTAAGATTGCGATCACACCTGCCCATGGTCGAGACATCGTTGGGATCATCAAGACACCACCGAAAGGAACCGTTGCATCCGCACCTAAGATCATCGTTGTTGCACCACCAGCAAATCCACCGATTGCTGTTGCGACTACGCCACGTACGATATCATTCATAACTAAAGGAATCACACCTTCAACAATATTGATGACACCCATTGGTACGGCTGATTTCAATGTCTCTACTTCCACTTTTGTATAGATATTCTTGCGGAACATTTTGGCGATAAAATAAGCTAAACCAAAGCCGATCGGTGTGGCTGTATTGACTAATTGCAGTGCGGTAATCGGGCCATTCAACCCTTCCGCTTGCATCGTCAACACAAAGGCAAATACGGTTTTGTTGATTGGACCACCGTAGTCGATCCCACTTAATAAGCCGATCACACCACCAAAAATCAATAAGGAAGAATTGCCTAATCCATCTAAGAAATTCGTTAATAATAGCGTTAATGCTGCGATTGGCGCGCCAATGATATACACCATGACTAAGCCACCAACAATTGAAGCAATAAATGGAATAATCAATGTTGGCATCAATCCTTTTGCCCATTTTGGTACTTTGACATGTTTTAAAATACCTAAAACAAGATAACCTGCTAAGTAACCACCTAAAATCCCCCCGATAAAACCAGCACCAATTGCATTTGCTGTTAAACCAATAATGAAACCTGGTGCGATCCCTGGTTTAGCTGCAATGGAATAAGAAATCCCAGTAGCGATCACAACTGGTAATAATCCTAAACCAGCGCCACCCATCGTTGCTAACGCATCCCAAATCGAAAACTCACCTTGTACAAGTGTTCCTTGACTTGTTCCGCCAAAGGCCATGCCGATTGCAATCAGGAATCCGGCACCACATACGATTGGAATCAAATATGAAATCGCTGTCAATAAATGTCCTTTTAAATTTAACTTTTTAATTGCCTCCATTTTTTGTCTCCCCCATTCTGGTAATTATTGTTGCACGACTACTTCTTCTACTTTTTCAATCAACTTACTCGGTGATTTTACAGCAACTTCTGTCGGTACTTGGACGATTCGTTTTCCTTCAAAACGTTCACGACCACTGATTTTGACATCTACAGCTAAAATCACGACATCTGCTTGACTGATTTGCTCTGCTGTCAATTCATTTTCGATCCCGATCGTTCCTTGTGTTTCCACATGGATCTCATGCCCGGCCTTTTTTGCGGCATTCTCCAACTTTTCTTGCGCAATGTACGTATGAGCGATCCCCACCGTACATGCTGCTACTCCAACGATTTTCATTTTTTCTTCCTCCTCACTCTCTATCCAAATGCAGCGACTACTTCATCGATTTCTCTTGCAGCAATCAAACGTTCCACCACTTCATCATTTCCTAACTTACGGGCAAATAAGGACAACAATTTCAAATGTTTTTGCGCACCTTCCGTATCGTCTCCGACTGCAAACAAGATGATGCCTTTCACACCCTTACCGTCTAATGTCTCCCAAGGAATTTCATTTTCAGTCACCCCAATCGCCACACCGACCTTCTTCACATACGCACTTTTTCCATGTGGAATAGCGATATAATTACCGATCCCTGTTTGACCTTGCGCTTCTCGCAAATAAATATCTTTCACAAACGCTTCGACATCCGTAATGTATTCTTGTTCATACAAGCGATTGGCTAATTCATATAAGACCGCATCTTTCGTTTTTCCGTTTAAGTTCGTTTTGATGATTGTTGGATCAATGATTTCTTTGATCTCCATTTTCCTCACTCCTCATTAGTTACTGACAACTTCCATTGCTTTTTCGATTAATTTGTTTGGTGATTTTACCGCGATTTCTGTTGGTACTTGGATGATTTTCTTTCCTTCGAAACGTTCCCGTCCACTGATCTTGACATCCACTGCTAGGATCACGATATCCGCTTGGTCGATGGCTTCTTGTGGCAATTCATTTTCAGTCCCGATCGTTCCTTGGGTTTCGACATGGATCTCATGACCCGCTTTTTTTGCTGCATTCTCTAATTTTTCTTGTGCGATATACGTATGGGCGATTCCCACTGTACATGCTGCTACTCCAACGATTTTCATTATTGGTTCCTCCAATTTTTGATAGTATTTTTATCGTTCTGTAAAATTACCAGCTTTCAATTCATCTAGATAGTCAGGATCAGCCAGTTGTCGCATAAAATCAGCAAGCTGTCGTTTGACTGCTAGTGTTTCATTTTCTGCTAGTAAGACAACGATGAGCAATTCCACTTTTGAGATTCGTTCCGACCATTCAGTAATTGGCTGTTGGGGACGAATCACCCAGACCTGTGTTTTGGCTAGTGCTGGATGTTCAAGATGAGGCAAAATTACGCCTTCCTCAATTTGGATATCTCCTGCCTCTTCTCGCTCAAACAATGCCTGTTGGATCGCTTGTGCCTTTTCTTTTGAGGTAGGAAAGACTTGTTGACTGATCCATTCATAAGTCGCTACTTTGGAAGCCAGTGACATCTGATCGAATAGTTCCACGAAATTATCTATCATGATAAATATCCTCGATTTTCTGTTGGATTCTTGACTGGTCATCAGCGGTCAACATCGCACTAACGATCAAAGATTGAACAGGAAATGCTTCTTTCAGGCCAACTGTTGTTAAAATCAACTCGATTCCTGGCGTCTTCTCTAACACTGATTGGTAATTTTTCGTACTGATCACATCTACGATTTCTAATTCCGGAAATTTTTTGGCTAACTTCACCTTCAATAATTCAGAAGTTCCCACGCCAGTTGTACACATGATCAGTGTTTGGATCGGAAATTGGTGCGTCTCAATGATTCGTGCAAAATACAAGGTGATAAACCCAATCTCATCAGACGTGATCGTTGGAAGCTGAAACGTTTGACTCACCTGTTTTGATACTTCAGCAACCGTATTAAAAATCGTTTCATACGTTAATTGGATTTGATCCAACAAACTATTTTTCACTCTGATTTGATGGCGCAACCGATTGACCAAAGGTTTGATATGATTAGCAAGATCTGTAAAAATCATCTCGCTTGCTACATTGAGATTTAGCTTCTCACCAACTTGATGCAAGTAATAAGAAGTAATCTCAATCACTTCTTCTGTGAACGTTTGGGTCTTCGTTTGACTATTATCCGTTCTGGAAGAAAGCAAATATTGATAAAGATAGTAGATCTCACTTACTGGTAATTTCGTTTTCAAATATACTTCCACTTG is part of the Enterococcus mundtii genome and harbors:
- the fsa gene encoding fructose-6-phosphate aldolase → MKFFLDTADVTAIKTINALGLIDGVTTNPTIIAKEGRVFEKVIKEICSIVDGPVSAEVTSLEADGMVAEAKEIVQWAENIVIKIPMTEEGLKATNELSKLGIKTNVTLIFSVAQGLLAAKAGATFISPFLGRLDDTGTSGIELVAKLREVLDTYGFSTEIIAASVRNSEHVEKASLVGAHIATVPPSLYQTLWSHPLTDKGIAQFMADWESFQGGNK
- a CDS encoding PTS fructose transporter subunit IIC, translating into MEAIKKLNLKGHLLTAISYLIPIVCGAGFLIAIGMAFGGTSQGTLVQGEFSIWDALATMGGAGLGLLPVVIATGISYSIAAKPGIAPGFIIGLTANAIGAGFIGGILGGYLAGYLVLGILKHVKVPKWAKGLMPTLIIPFIASIVGGLVMVYIIGAPIAALTLLLTNFLDGLGNSSLLIFGGVIGLLSGIDYGGPINKTVFAFVLTMQAEGLNGPITALQLVNTATPIGFGLAYFIAKMFRKNIYTKVEVETLKSAVPMGVINIVEGVIPLVMNDIVRGVVATAIGGFAGGATTMILGADATVPFGGVLMIPTMSRPWAGVIAILVNVLVTAVVLAVIKKNVPEEEMDLVVEKEEEDISLDDIQIF
- a CDS encoding PTS fructose transporter subunit IIB, which codes for MKIVGVAACTVGIAHTYIAQEKLENAAKKAGHEIHVETQGTIGIENELTAEQISQADVVILAVDVKISGRERFEGKRIVQVPTEVAVKSPSKLIEKVEEVVVQQ
- a CDS encoding fructose PTS transporter subunit IIA; the protein is MEIKEIIDPTIIKTNLNGKTKDAVLYELANRLYEQEYITDVEAFVKDIYLREAQGQTGIGNYIAIPHGKSAYVKKVGVAIGVTENEIPWETLDGKGVKGIILFAVGDDTEGAQKHLKLLSLFARKLGNDEVVERLIAAREIDEVVAAFG
- a CDS encoding PTS fructose transporter subunit IIB, encoding MKIVGVAACTVGIAHTYIAQEKLENAAKKAGHEIHVETQGTIGTENELPQEAIDQADIVILAVDVKISGRERFEGKKIIQVPTEIAVKSPNKLIEKAMEVVSN
- a CDS encoding PTS sugar transporter subunit IIA, encoding MIDNFVELFDQMSLASKVATYEWISQQVFPTSKEKAQAIQQALFEREEAGDIQIEEGVILPHLEHPALAKTQVWVIRPQQPITEWSERISKVELLIVVLLAENETLAVKRQLADFMRQLADPDYLDELKAGNFTER